From Nitrosopumilus zosterae, the proteins below share one genomic window:
- a CDS encoding Nre family DNA repair protein gives MYSDSQEIRRSILAKWHETLSKHGNLFSSDSISGTSPPSVFVGSYNYPKVFVGPMVPPAHGDTSILDSPERWKGKSLEDIVNFRLNLVRGIQKISVNKTEGRYIENLQEVVMSSQPIDSDLIFEKSTSSHISLDGESAPFGPTGIIHSAKFSGTTSEKSIEKTFYDKDMKAQDAVLNLYNSGIEISKIQKCFSIGMLGQKRKLVPTKWSITATDDIISKSLVDEILDYSIIDSCKIFSYEHLGNVFVIVLFPHRWIYEMIEAWYSNGILGFGSDYEDARGIDHPPAVAGAYFAAKLGVLEYLAKNKIQSGVVILREIRPEYAIPVGVWQVREGVREAMKQKSVLADNFDDAILLASNKMSISKSEWLANGNILKLIHQKTLSDFF, from the coding sequence ATGTACTCAGATTCTCAGGAGATTAGACGATCAATTTTGGCAAAATGGCATGAAACGCTTTCAAAACACGGTAATCTGTTTTCATCTGATTCGATAAGTGGCACTAGTCCCCCTTCTGTTTTTGTTGGCTCCTATAATTATCCTAAAGTCTTTGTTGGACCAATGGTTCCTCCAGCACATGGCGATACCAGCATACTTGACAGTCCTGAAAGATGGAAAGGAAAATCTTTAGAAGATATCGTAAATTTCAGATTAAATCTAGTGCGCGGAATACAAAAGATCTCTGTTAATAAAACTGAAGGAAGATACATTGAAAATCTTCAAGAAGTTGTAATGTCTTCACAACCAATTGACTCTGATTTGATATTTGAAAAATCCACATCGTCTCATATTTCACTTGATGGAGAAAGTGCACCGTTTGGCCCAACTGGTATTATCCACTCAGCAAAATTTTCAGGAACAACATCTGAAAAATCAATAGAAAAAACATTCTATGATAAGGATATGAAAGCACAGGATGCAGTTTTGAATTTATATAATTCTGGAATTGAAATTTCAAAGATTCAAAAATGTTTTAGTATTGGAATGTTGGGTCAAAAAAGAAAACTAGTTCCAACTAAATGGAGTATCACTGCCACTGATGACATTATTTCTAAATCCCTGGTTGATGAAATTCTAGATTATTCGATAATTGATTCCTGCAAAATTTTTTCTTATGAACATCTGGGAAATGTTTTCGTCATTGTATTGTTTCCTCATAGGTGGATCTATGAAATGATTGAGGCATGGTATTCTAATGGGATATTGGGGTTTGGTTCTGATTACGAAGATGCACGTGGAATTGATCATCCTCCTGCAGTTGCTGGTGCCTATTTTGCAGCTAAATTAGGCGTTTTGGAGTATTTGGCCAAAAATAAAATTCAATCCGGAGTTGTTATTTTGAGAGAAATACGTCCTGAATACGCCATTCCTGTGGGTGTGTGGCAGGTTCGTGAAGGAGTCCGAGAGGCAATGAAACAAAAATCTGTGCTTGCAGATAATTTTGATGATGCAATATTATTAGCATCAAATAAAATGAGCATTAGTAAATCTGAATGGCTGGCCAATGGAAATATTTTGAAATTAATTCATCAGAAAACTTTATCTGACTTTTTTTAA
- a CDS encoding DUF432 domain-containing protein: MSQIQPESVFSDYGIYKVIDNLELSLPDITIKIDKIGDHVFSYVRKDAEDNIVKKIIPTKSDDLIIELSPIRPLNYPAKRTSYVYLDFETPLFLSEGSAVTVFVRCPIEIGVFLVHDEHKDSLDCFTCDPNNSRFCLYGDPESGNLCKYALSEIVESYDDSIPFLNGVLKIDIKNDLDKGLTLSKIVFPITGNSIYYKNSKAIIDSLSAIMKKKLTLEIIDVTSDKIQTDWIMSPTFEQIESIKHMDMGVD, from the coding sequence ATGAGTCAAATACAACCCGAATCAGTTTTTTCCGATTACGGTATTTACAAAGTAATTGATAATCTTGAATTGTCTCTTCCTGATATAACTATTAAAATCGATAAAATTGGTGATCATGTTTTTTCATATGTTCGAAAAGACGCTGAAGACAATATTGTTAAAAAAATAATTCCTACAAAATCTGACGATCTAATCATTGAACTGTCTCCGATTAGACCCTTGAATTATCCTGCTAAAAGAACTAGCTATGTCTATTTGGATTTTGAAACTCCTCTTTTTCTGTCTGAAGGTTCTGCTGTTACTGTTTTTGTAAGATGTCCAATAGAGATAGGTGTATTTTTAGTTCATGATGAGCATAAGGATTCCTTAGACTGCTTTACATGTGATCCTAACAATTCAAGATTTTGTTTGTATGGTGATCCTGAATCTGGAAATCTTTGTAAATATGCTCTCTCTGAAATTGTGGAATCCTATGATGATTCCATACCTTTTCTAAACGGTGTTTTAAAAATTGATATTAAAAATGATTTAGATAAAGGATTGACACTTTCAAAAATTGTTTTTCCTATAACTGGAAACTCAATTTATTATAAAAACTCAAAGGCTATAATTGATTCTTTAAGTGCAATAATGAAGAAAAAACTTACTCTCGAAATAATTGATGTGACTTCAGATAAAATACAAACTGATTGGATAATGTCTCCAACATTTGAACAAATTGAAAGCATAAAACACATGGACATGGGTGTTGATTAA
- a CDS encoding mechanosensitive ion channel family protein, translated as MAFEFLQSLADVELVGGLTLLSLLVGGIIMGVGVIIARTVKLLFMKYYAPKLPQDSAKNFAKLIYFGIILLSFLVFTSNTGLDLSGLLVAGGIFGIVIGFATQSVVSNLISGVFLMIEKPVKQGDNIEIPGSDVSGTLLDISTFSVRVRKFDGTIIRVPNESFFTSNIRSLSSSPVRRTEAVVGIAYKEDIAGAISVLEKQIRKSMPFVLMLPKPEFRIKELADSSVNIEILVWHPRNDWNAVGPHLLKFAKSALDDAGIEIPFPQRVIWQAKE; from the coding sequence ATGGCATTTGAATTTCTACAAAGTTTAGCCGATGTTGAACTTGTTGGAGGTTTAACCCTTCTGTCATTGTTAGTTGGCGGGATAATTATGGGTGTGGGAGTGATAATTGCAAGAACTGTTAAATTATTATTTATGAAATACTATGCACCAAAACTTCCTCAAGATTCTGCAAAAAACTTTGCAAAGCTAATCTATTTTGGAATAATTCTGTTGTCCTTCTTAGTTTTTACATCTAACACGGGCTTAGATCTTTCTGGTTTGCTTGTTGCAGGTGGAATATTTGGAATAGTGATTGGTTTTGCTACTCAATCTGTAGTTTCCAATTTAATTTCAGGTGTTTTCTTGATGATCGAAAAGCCAGTAAAACAAGGTGATAACATTGAGATTCCGGGTTCAGATGTTTCTGGAACTTTGTTGGATATCAGTACTTTTTCGGTTCGTGTGAGAAAATTTGATGGCACTATAATTAGAGTCCCAAATGAATCATTCTTTACATCAAACATCCGCTCCCTTTCTTCTTCCCCTGTAAGAAGAACTGAGGCCGTAGTTGGAATTGCCTATAAAGAAGATATTGCTGGCGCTATATCCGTACTTGAGAAGCAAATTCGCAAATCTATGCCATTTGTTTTGATGCTTCCAAAACCTGAATTTCGAATTAAAGAATTGGCAGATTCAAGCGTGAATATCGAAATTCTAGTTTGGCATCCTCGTAATGATTGGAATGCAGTAGGGCCACATTTACTCAAATTTGCTAAATCTGCATTAGATGATGCTGGAATTGAAATACCATTCCCTCAGCGTGTAATATGGCAAGCAAAAGAATAG